The Lycium ferocissimum isolate CSIRO_LF1 unplaced genomic scaffold, AGI_CSIRO_Lferr_CH_V1 ctg4779, whole genome shotgun sequence genome window below encodes:
- the LOC132044554 gene encoding uncharacterized protein LOC132044554: MDFMGGLPKMLGKFDSIWDIVDRLTKTANFILVRITYNAGKLAKIYIHFGSQWDQFLPLAEFAYSNSYHSSIDMAPFEVLYGKRCRSHIDWFDAFKLRTWSTNLLRESLEKVKVIQAKLLAAQSRQKGYADRKV, encoded by the exons aTGGATTTCATGGGTGGTCTTCCGAAGATGTTGGGGAAGTTTGATTCTATCTGGGATATTGTTGACAGGTTGACTAAGACAGCCAATTTTATTTTGGTGCGGATAACTTACAACGCGGGGAAATTAGCCAAGATCTACATTC ACTTTGGTAGTCAAtgggatcagttcttaccattggcagagtttgcataTAGTAATAGCTACCACTCAAGCATTGACATGGCTCCATTTGAGGTGTTGTATGGAAAAAGGTGTAGGTCTCATATTGATTGGTTCGATGCATTTAAGCTAAGAACTTGGAGTACAAACCTTCTGAGGGAGTCattagagaaggtgaaggtgattcaagctaagCTTCTGGCAGCACAGAGTAGGCAGAAGGGGTATGCGGACCGTAAAGTCTGA